From Ignavibacteriota bacterium, the proteins below share one genomic window:
- a CDS encoding ABC transporter substrate-binding protein, whose amino-acid sequence MTTTGDRVIRVGHSPDPDDAFMFYGLASGKVKLDGIQIEHMLEDIQSLNVRAMKAELEVTAISAHAFPAVAQHYWVMRTGASMGEGYGPVIVSKKYRSLDELKGKLVGTPGPLTTATLLFRTFTDGIRHVDMPFDKIMDAVDSGEVDAGLLIHEGQITYASLGYNKILDFGEFWEKESNGLPLPLGLDVVRKDLGMDLAVKLSRGLKESIAYGYKHQEEAIPYAMQWGRGINYELGEKFVKMYVSDLTIDMGENGLAGLKLLFEKAAARGVVTGVPTIELV is encoded by the coding sequence ATGACGACCACCGGAGACCGCGTCATCCGCGTCGGGCACAGCCCGGACCCTGACGATGCATTCATGTTCTACGGCCTGGCCAGCGGCAAGGTGAAGCTGGACGGCATTCAGATCGAGCACATGCTCGAGGACATTCAGTCGCTGAACGTGCGCGCGATGAAAGCGGAGTTGGAAGTGACCGCCATCTCGGCGCATGCCTTCCCCGCCGTTGCACAGCACTACTGGGTGATGCGGACCGGCGCGAGCATGGGCGAGGGCTACGGCCCCGTGATCGTTTCGAAGAAGTACCGCTCGCTTGACGAGCTCAAGGGGAAACTGGTCGGCACACCGGGGCCGCTCACGACGGCCACGCTGCTGTTCCGGACATTCACCGACGGCATCCGTCACGTGGACATGCCGTTCGACAAGATCATGGATGCTGTGGACAGCGGCGAGGTCGATGCCGGCCTGCTCATCCATGAAGGCCAGATCACGTACGCATCGCTCGGCTACAACAAGATCCTGGACTTCGGTGAGTTCTGGGAGAAGGAAAGCAACGGGTTGCCGTTGCCGCTCGGGCTGGACGTGGTGCGCAAGGACCTCGGCATGGACCTCGCGGTGAAGCTCTCACGCGGGTTGAAGGAGAGCATCGCTTACGGCTACAAGCATCAGGAAGAAGCGATCCCGTACGCGATGCAGTGGGGGCGTGGCATCAACTATGAGCTCGGCGAGAAGTTCGTAAAGATGTACGTGAGCGATCTGACGATCGACATGGGCGAGAATGGGTTGGCGGGGCTGAAGCTGCTGTTCGAAAAAGCAGCGGCGCGAGGGGTGGTAACGGGCGTTCCGACGATCGAACTAGTGTAA
- the mqnC gene encoding dehypoxanthine futalosine cyclase yields MESVTLQDIYAKVRAGKRISRDEGLVVLRHGELLDLADVANEVRFRINPDPHVTFVVDTNPNYTNVCTIDCIFCAFYRHPGDEGVYTHSVDHMVAKFKESAAKGVTTVLLQGGVNPALPLDYYLELVRRTVKEVPQVHPHFYSTSEVLGMAAVSGLSVPEVLKQLWDAGLRTIPGGGAEILSDRVKKKISSRKGSSQDWLDVMREAHTLGFKSTATMMYGHLEQDEDIIEHLEVVRALQDEYHGFTAFVPWSFKPGNTPLEKIIPHYATPTRYLQMLALSRIYLDNVPHIQASWFSEGKKVGQIALHFGADDFGGTLQEENVHAAANFVNTTNTEECIQMIHDAGFVAAQRNTTYDILSIYKPASAA; encoded by the coding sequence ATGGAAAGCGTGACGCTGCAGGATATCTATGCAAAGGTGCGGGCAGGCAAGCGGATCTCGCGTGACGAGGGGCTAGTTGTGCTCAGGCATGGCGAATTGCTTGATCTCGCCGACGTTGCCAATGAGGTGCGGTTCCGCATCAATCCGGACCCACACGTGACGTTCGTGGTCGATACCAATCCCAATTACACGAACGTCTGCACCATCGACTGCATCTTCTGTGCGTTCTATCGCCACCCCGGCGACGAAGGCGTGTACACGCACTCCGTCGATCACATGGTGGCGAAGTTCAAGGAGTCGGCCGCAAAAGGGGTGACGACCGTGCTGCTGCAGGGCGGCGTGAATCCCGCACTGCCCCTCGACTACTACCTGGAGCTTGTGCGCCGCACGGTCAAGGAAGTACCGCAGGTCCATCCGCACTTCTATTCCACCTCGGAAGTGCTCGGGATGGCGGCCGTGTCAGGGCTGAGCGTGCCGGAGGTGCTGAAGCAGCTCTGGGATGCGGGGCTGCGGACGATCCCCGGCGGCGGGGCGGAGATCCTGTCGGACCGCGTGAAGAAGAAGATCAGCAGCCGGAAGGGTTCCAGCCAGGACTGGCTGGACGTGATGCGTGAGGCGCACACGCTGGGCTTCAAGAGCACTGCCACGATGATGTACGGCCATCTGGAGCAGGACGAGGATATCATCGAACATCTCGAGGTCGTGCGCGCGCTGCAGGATGAATATCACGGGTTCACGGCGTTCGTCCCGTGGAGCTTCAAACCGGGCAACACGCCGCTGGAGAAGATCATCCCGCACTACGCGACGCCGACGCGGTACCTGCAGATGCTCGCGCTGTCGCGCATCTACCTGGACAACGTGCCGCACATCCAGGCGTCATGGTTCTCGGAAGGGAAGAAGGTGGGCCAGATCGCGCTGCACTTCGGTGCGGATGATTTTGGAGGGACGCTGCAGGAAGAGAACGTCCACGCGGCGGCGAACTTCGTGAATACCACGAACACCGAAGAGTGCATCCAGATGATCCACGATGCCGGGTTCGTGGCCGCGCAGCGGAACACCACCTACGACATCCTGAGCATCTACAAGCCGGCGAGTGCGGCGTAA